GAAGAAAATTTACTTGTAGGTTGATTGTTGGTTGTTGGTTGTTGATTGTTGTTTGGAAGCCAATTACCAATTACCAATTACCGATTACCAATTACCATTTACAAAGGAAACAACTGTGAATCTGTCATCATTAGGTTTTTTTCGTAGTCTGCGTAAAGACAATCATCAATTTGCTGTAATTGGTTTAGGTAGATTCGGGCGTGCTGTCTGTTCAACCCTACATAAATCAGGATATCAAGTGTTAGGAACAGATATTGATGAAAAACGAGTATTTGATGCTTTAACTGACCAAATAGTAGGTCATGCTTTACAGCTAGATTCAACAGAACCAGCCGCGCTGAAAGAAGCAGGCGTTTTTGAATTTGATACGGTGATCGTCGCAATTGGAAATTATATTCAAGAAAGTATTATCACTACCCTCAATATGAAAGAAGGAGGTGTACCTCATGTAGTGGCAAAAGCTTCTAGTGAAGTTCACCGGAAACTACTTTTACGAGTAGGGGCTGATCATGTTGTATTTCCTGAGTACGAAGCCGGATGTTCACTAGCGCGATCACTGACTAAACCATCAATATTAGAACGATTTGATCTCGACCCAGATCACAGTATTGTAGAGTTAATTGTTCCTGATGAATTTCATGGCAAAACTATTTCTGAACTACAGTTGCGTAACCGTTATGGACTGAATTTGTTGGCGGTAAGTCATGATGGCAAATTTCAAATTAATCCTTATCCAAATCAGCGTCTTGAACGTGGTTCAGCAATTGTAGTGATTGGTTGCAACAAAGATATTAATCGTTTACCAATTTGAAGTTGTTAGTGGTTAGTGGTTAATGGTTAGTGGTTAAATATATTCACTACTATCTACTAACTACTAACTACTAACTATCACTGCCTAAACATAGGTGATGGTTTTAATGAAAAGGGTACTTCTTCGGGATTGATTTCCTCTGGAGTGGCAGTTTCACTTGGGTTTTCTTGTGTATCTACAGAAGTGTCTAAGTTTGGTAAGTCATCAGTTGAGGCTTGACTAACTTGGGGTTGCTTTGGTTCTTGCATCTGTGCAACTTGCTGCATTAACTGTTCAACTTTGTTAGCTTGCTCTGTGTTACCCTGTTCCCGATATTGATTACGCGCACGCTTAAAAGCGCTGCTGGCTTTTTTGAACTCGCGTTGATTATATAAAGCTACTCCCAAGTTGTAGTAAGCCTCAGCATTATTAGGAAGGCGTTTAATAGCTGTTTGATAAGTAGCAACAGCTTCAGATGTTTGACCTTGGATAGTCAAAAGGCTACCCATGTTATTGTAAGCTACAGCATTGTCAGGATTGATTTTGAGGGCTTGGCGATAAGCTGCGATCGCTTCTTCTAATTGTCCTTGTTCTTGCAGTGCGATCGCTAAATTAAAGTAAGCATTAGCATTGTTGGCATTTAAATTAATTGCTTTTTGGTAGGCTGCGATCGCTTCATTCGCCTGTCCTTTTTCATACAAAGCTAATCCTAAATTATACTGAGCATTTGCCAGCGTCGGATTAATAATCAAGGCTTGACGATAAGCGGTAATAGCAGCATCAGCTTGTCCTTGTTTATGCAATGCCAAGCCCAAGTTATAATAAGCTTCGCCCAAGCTGGGATTCAGTTTAATTGCCTCTGCATATTCTTGTACGGCTGCATCAAAACGGTTTCGCTGTAACATAATGTTACCTAAATAATTATGTGCAGCAGCAATATTAGAGTCTATTTGCAAAGCTTGACGAAACGCAGATTCTGCACCAGGCAAATCTTGATGGTGATAGCGCATTACTCCCTGTTGAAAGTAACTAGCTGCTTCCAAATTCTGAGAAACAACATTTTGTGCTAGCAGCTTGCTTCCTGGTAACTCAGTCATTGTTGGTGCTATTAACACCAAAAAAGCAGAAGATAGACCGGTAAACCACAGGCGAAGTTGATATTTTTGAGACATGACCGACAGACCTGTACTGATTGCTAAATGCTCATAAAGTCAGAATACCCAGTACATAGATAAAAATTAAGTTGTGACAAATTTAATTTGATGCTAGTGAAAACAGAACAGGGAGCAACTTAACAGCAAACCCATAACCATCGGTGTGCATCGGTGTTTATTCATCAAGAGCAAGCATTGAAATCCTTGGCTGATAGCCCCAAATTTATTTGAAGGCAAGATTTAAATAATTAAATTTTTATGCGAATTTCTTGACTTTATCAGAAAAATGTTACAATAAATACAGAAATAAAATCGTTCATCTCTTGAAGACTGTAATACCACATTGAATTTGTAGTAAAACCTAAGCGCTACTACAAACCAATGACAACATAACGCTTTTGATGACAGCGAGGAAGGAAATCAGCTTAAGAGACGGAAGTAGGGAGAAATCCTGAAGGAACGCGCCTCTATTTAATTCCAACCTGCAAAAAAAATTAAAAGCGAGGCGAAGCAAATGAAACTAACCTATCGCGGTGTAGATTATGAATCGAATCCCCTGGTTGTGGAACTGATTCCAGGGGAAATGGGTGGTAAGTATCGTGGCCAGCAATGGAGACGTCATTATCCTAGACACATTCGTGTACCTCAACCAGTGGCAGAGTTGAAGTATCGCGGAGTGCCTTATTACGTTGGCGATCCTCTAGACGTAGAAGCAATGAAACTACGCAGACAGCCTAAAGCGATCGCTACTGAAAAAACAGGACAAAAATCTGGTCAAGACTTAGCAAATGCTCATCTTAACCATATCCGCCGCAATTTAGAACATCGCCTGCAAGTGGCGAGAGAAAAAGGAGATCAAACTCTCATTCGTTTATTAGAGGATGAGGCAAGGCAAATGATGGTTGGTAGTTAGTGGATACAGACGCGATTAATCGCCTCTGTACATTAGTAGTTAGTAGTGAATGAGAGATATTTAACCACTAACCACCAACCACCAACCA
Above is a genomic segment from Fischerella sp. JS2 containing:
- a CDS encoding DUF4278 domain-containing protein, which produces MKLTYRGVDYESNPLVVELIPGEMGGKYRGQQWRRHYPRHIRVPQPVAELKYRGVPYYVGDPLDVEAMKLRRQPKAIATEKTGQKSGQDLANAHLNHIRRNLEHRLQVAREKGDQTLIRLLEDEARQMMVGS
- a CDS encoding TrkA family potassium uptake protein; this translates as MNLSSLGFFRSLRKDNHQFAVIGLGRFGRAVCSTLHKSGYQVLGTDIDEKRVFDALTDQIVGHALQLDSTEPAALKEAGVFEFDTVIVAIGNYIQESIITTLNMKEGGVPHVVAKASSEVHRKLLLRVGADHVVFPEYEAGCSLARSLTKPSILERFDLDPDHSIVELIVPDEFHGKTISELQLRNRYGLNLLAVSHDGKFQINPYPNQRLERGSAIVVIGCNKDINRLPI
- a CDS encoding tetratricopeptide repeat protein, whose amino-acid sequence is MSQKYQLRLWFTGLSSAFLVLIAPTMTELPGSKLLAQNVVSQNLEAASYFQQGVMRYHHQDLPGAESAFRQALQIDSNIAAAHNYLGNIMLQRNRFDAAVQEYAEAIKLNPSLGEAYYNLGLALHKQGQADAAITAYRQALIINPTLANAQYNLGLALYEKGQANEAIAAYQKAINLNANNANAYFNLAIALQEQGQLEEAIAAYRQALKINPDNAVAYNNMGSLLTIQGQTSEAVATYQTAIKRLPNNAEAYYNLGVALYNQREFKKASSAFKRARNQYREQGNTEQANKVEQLMQQVAQMQEPKQPQVSQASTDDLPNLDTSVDTQENPSETATPEEINPEEVPFSLKPSPMFRQ